From Leptolyngbya sp. KIOST-1, one genomic window encodes:
- a CDS encoding amino acid permease yields MANQTQTQPAQREQKEQQEQGLVREMSLFNALAIGLGTMLGAGIFVLSGTAAQEAGPAAAVSFAIAGLICLPIAMTVSELVTAMPQEGGSYYLISRTLGAVAAAVVGPANWLGLMFATGFYLIGFAEYVADFVEVPLRLSELGAGLFFIGLNYRGAKLSGTAQTVIVAILVLILAGFAGLGFFNVDADLHDPFAPFGWGTAFGVVGLIFVSFSGFEKVSTVAEEIQQPGRNLPRAIIGSVVAATLIYVAVVYVLTGVLPYDQMDEFDTPLLAAAEQFMGNPGRIVVSVGALLATASSANAAILASSRINFAMGRDQILPRWFGHIHPRHLTPSRSILVTGGIALLLSLTEQAAILAEISSALFMVSYALIVMGLIVVRRAAPAWYQPTFRVPLFPWLPLVGGGAAIVVIGTLDRFSQLSGLGLAAASLLWYYLWARRRTTIEGELGHWLHDAQPLRSTLGRSDLQGERQYGEILLPLTEDRPALGLVNLATALAQGRPGTRLSGLQIVPVPYNLSLQAGQHQLHRRRDRLQQQLDQTLAQVQTPGVELEARVQGARNVDSAIVAIAQHQPQTHLVVLGWHRQSRASPFSPSTSRAVLNNAPCDVAVLRDRQLDQIQRILVAVADSPHALTGLHLARYLQQATAATVVVFHGVTPSADRRGAEGTVRQWVEAEFGPRQQAVRVQVESVDSVEQAILAEAAQGYDLVIVGASQRWFAQRWLFSATADHVAEKAPCSVLLVRRHEPRRLLRLERLLARLRRWL; encoded by the coding sequence ATGGCGAATCAAACTCAAACCCAACCGGCCCAGCGGGAGCAGAAAGAACAGCAGGAGCAGGGCCTGGTGCGCGAAATGAGCCTGTTCAATGCCCTGGCCATTGGCCTGGGCACCATGCTGGGGGCCGGAATTTTTGTGCTGTCGGGGACGGCGGCCCAGGAGGCGGGGCCAGCGGCGGCGGTATCCTTTGCGATCGCCGGGTTGATCTGCCTCCCCATTGCCATGACCGTGTCTGAACTGGTCACCGCCATGCCCCAGGAGGGGGGCAGCTACTACCTGATCTCCCGCACCCTGGGGGCGGTGGCGGCGGCGGTGGTGGGGCCGGCCAACTGGCTGGGGCTGATGTTTGCCACGGGCTTTTACCTGATTGGCTTTGCCGAATACGTGGCCGACTTTGTCGAGGTTCCCCTCCGGCTCAGCGAGCTGGGGGCGGGGCTGTTTTTCATTGGCCTCAACTACCGGGGGGCCAAGCTGAGCGGCACCGCCCAGACCGTGATTGTGGCCATTCTGGTGCTGATCCTGGCGGGCTTTGCCGGACTGGGATTTTTCAACGTCGACGCCGACCTGCACGACCCCTTTGCCCCCTTCGGCTGGGGCACGGCCTTTGGCGTGGTGGGCCTGATTTTTGTCTCCTTCTCTGGCTTTGAAAAGGTGTCCACCGTCGCCGAGGAAATTCAGCAGCCCGGTCGCAACCTGCCCCGGGCGATCATTGGCTCGGTGGTGGCGGCGACCCTGATCTACGTGGCGGTGGTGTACGTGCTGACCGGGGTGCTGCCCTACGACCAGATGGATGAATTTGACACCCCGCTGCTGGCGGCCGCCGAGCAGTTCATGGGCAATCCGGGGCGAATTGTGGTCAGTGTGGGTGCCCTGCTGGCCACGGCCTCGTCGGCCAATGCCGCCATTCTGGCCTCGTCGCGGATTAACTTTGCCATGGGCCGAGACCAGATTCTGCCCCGCTGGTTTGGCCACATTCACCCCCGCCACCTCACCCCCAGCCGCTCCATTCTGGTGACGGGGGGCATTGCCCTGCTGCTGTCTTTGACTGAGCAGGCGGCCATTCTGGCGGAAATTTCCAGTGCCCTGTTCATGGTGTCCTACGCCCTGATCGTGATGGGGCTGATCGTGGTGCGCCGCGCCGCCCCCGCCTGGTATCAACCCACCTTTCGGGTGCCGCTGTTTCCCTGGTTGCCCCTGGTGGGCGGGGGGGCGGCCATCGTCGTGATTGGCACCCTCGATCGCTTCTCCCAGCTCTCCGGGCTGGGGCTGGCCGCCGCCAGCCTGCTCTGGTACTACCTCTGGGCCCGCCGCCGCACCACCATCGAAGGAGAACTGGGCCACTGGCTCCACGACGCCCAGCCGTTGCGATCGACCCTGGGTCGCTCCGACCTCCAGGGGGAGCGTCAGTACGGCGAAATATTGCTGCCCCTGACCGAAGATCGCCCTGCCCTGGGGCTGGTCAATCTGGCCACGGCCCTGGCCCAGGGGCGGCCCGGCACCCGCCTGAGCGGACTCCAGATCGTCCCGGTGCCCTACAACCTGTCCCTGCAGGCGGGCCAGCACCAACTCCACCGCCGCCGCGATCGCCTGCAGCAGCAGCTTGACCAGACCCTGGCCCAGGTCCAGACCCCAGGGGTGGAGCTGGAAGCCCGCGTCCAGGGAGCCCGCAATGTCGACTCGGCGATTGTGGCGATCGCCCAGCATCAGCCCCAGACCCACCTGGTGGTGCTGGGCTGGCATCGCCAGTCCAGGGCTAGCCCCTTCAGCCCCTCCACCTCCCGCGCAGTGCTGAACAATGCCCCCTGCGATGTGGCGGTGTTGCGCGATCGCCAGCTCGATCAGATTCAGCGCATCCTGGTGGCGGTGGCCGACAGTCCCCACGCCCTCACCGGGCTGCACCTAGCCCGCTACCTGCAGCAGGCCACCGCCGCCACCGTGGTGGTGTTCCACGGGGTAACGCCGTCGGCGGATCGCCGGGGGGCCGAGGGCACCGTCCGGCAGTGGGTGGAGGCGGAGTTTGGCCCCCGCCAGCAGGCGGTGAGGGTGCAGGTCGAGTCCGTGGATTCCGTGGAGCAGGCCATTTTGGCCGAGGCCGCCCAGGGTTACGACCTGGTAATTGTGGGCGCGTCCCAGCGGTGGTTCGCCCAGCGGTGGTTGTTCAGCGCCACCGCCGATCACGTGGCCGAAAAAGCGCCCTGCTCCGTTCTGCTGGTGCGGCGGCACGAACCCCGCCGCCTGCTGCGCCTCGAGCGGCTGCTGGCCCGGCTGCGCCGCTGGCTGTGA
- a CDS encoding di-heme oxidoredictase family protein, with protein MPLRTLIVLISLGVLAGFLGFQLELTLPNRPPDLASTYTPLTQPAPKGLGSYDVLGHTVSRAEAAQLLQTEAGKQQLSPDNGAVEITEDLLDLGRETFYQQTFGNEVLFTDLVGILDGPLGLPKLTKAILALKGQPTDNLQVTLDETLELGDRTFPAGTVINTGLDVPKGSVFPLGLVTHIDHARPKVGITCALCHATVNADTGKIIEGATNTDVNLGMLLALAPNSAALFRQTDVNPTEMPAGDRTYLNDEGEVGHLPDIEQLETAVDGALLSWPPGNFVSNGDMNNNSAQVPSSYTHEAFPYAWSGVASIGWFHGLTTLNNAVFGLNADPTTTADAAPKVLGIGKETYLGTMFQNAASDRLRLPEGARPSEFFDAIDPTPGAPGLNATIKMPEYPNGTLFMQNGLMAATPGHLVAAQLNGMSAWQNTLAPPPNDIVQDVASVQRGAKLFDDANCATCHSGRYFTNHRVIAQREVKTQPVRAPASKDFAEAFVEPDTYAPNVPVPLPADPAVLPVPTDITPKEDIQLAYAQSDPKGGYKVMKLIGAYLHAPYLHDGGVAASATALKPEPDGWFTVADPAQIGMVGTFMRGIRPDPAASLRMLVDRNLREPMVEVNRASPDLQRANVSGQGHDYWVDQQAGYQPQDQTDLVNFLLSLDDDPIALPPSVSPERAEANLALGPDNSKADAHNPAS; from the coding sequence ATGCCACTCCGCACCCTGATTGTCCTGATCTCCCTGGGAGTCCTGGCGGGCTTCCTGGGCTTCCAGCTAGAGCTGACGCTGCCCAATCGACCGCCGGATCTAGCCTCCACCTACACCCCACTCACCCAGCCCGCCCCTAAAGGGCTGGGCTCCTACGACGTCCTGGGTCATACCGTGAGCCGGGCGGAGGCGGCCCAGCTGCTGCAAACTGAAGCCGGCAAACAGCAACTTTCCCCTGACAATGGGGCAGTCGAAATCACCGAGGATCTGCTGGATCTCGGGCGCGAGACGTTTTATCAGCAGACCTTTGGCAACGAAGTGTTGTTTACCGACCTGGTCGGCATTCTGGATGGTCCCCTGGGACTGCCCAAGCTGACCAAAGCGATTCTGGCCCTGAAGGGACAACCCACCGACAACCTGCAGGTGACGCTGGATGAAACGCTGGAGCTGGGCGATCGCACCTTTCCAGCCGGCACCGTGATCAACACCGGCCTGGATGTGCCGAAGGGCTCCGTCTTTCCCCTCGGGCTGGTCACCCACATTGACCACGCCCGACCCAAGGTGGGCATCACCTGCGCCCTCTGCCACGCCACCGTCAATGCCGACACCGGCAAAATTATCGAAGGGGCTACCAATACCGACGTTAACCTGGGCATGCTGCTGGCGTTGGCGCCCAACTCGGCGGCCCTGTTTCGCCAGACCGACGTCAACCCTACCGAGATGCCGGCGGGCGATCGCACCTATCTCAACGACGAGGGCGAGGTGGGGCACCTGCCCGACATTGAGCAGCTAGAGACCGCCGTAGACGGGGCGCTGCTGTCCTGGCCGCCGGGCAACTTCGTCTCCAACGGCGACATGAACAACAACTCCGCCCAGGTGCCCTCCTCCTATACCCATGAGGCGTTTCCCTACGCCTGGAGCGGGGTGGCCTCCATCGGCTGGTTCCACGGGCTGACCACCCTCAACAATGCCGTCTTTGGCCTCAATGCCGACCCCACCACCACCGCCGATGCCGCCCCAAAGGTGCTGGGCATTGGTAAGGAAACCTACCTGGGGACCATGTTCCAAAACGCCGCCAGCGATCGCCTTCGGCTGCCGGAAGGGGCGCGCCCGTCGGAATTTTTTGACGCGATCGACCCTACCCCCGGTGCCCCCGGCCTCAACGCCACCATCAAAATGCCGGAATACCCCAACGGCACCCTGTTTATGCAGAACGGCCTGATGGCCGCTACCCCCGGGCACCTGGTCGCCGCCCAACTCAACGGCATGTCGGCCTGGCAAAACACCCTGGCCCCACCCCCCAACGACATCGTACAGGACGTGGCCTCGGTGCAGCGGGGAGCCAAACTCTTTGACGATGCCAACTGTGCCACCTGCCACAGCGGCCGCTACTTCACCAACCACCGGGTGATTGCCCAGCGGGAAGTGAAAACCCAGCCGGTGCGGGCGCCAGCCTCCAAGGATTTTGCCGAGGCTTTTGTCGAGCCCGACACCTATGCCCCCAACGTGCCCGTACCGCTGCCCGCCGACCCGGCGGTGCTGCCGGTGCCCACCGACATCACCCCCAAGGAAGACATCCAGCTCGCCTACGCCCAGAGTGACCCCAAGGGAGGCTACAAGGTGATGAAGCTGATCGGTGCCTACCTGCACGCCCCCTACCTGCACGACGGCGGCGTTGCTGCTAGCGCCACCGCGCTCAAACCCGAGCCAGACGGCTGGTTTACCGTCGCCGACCCGGCCCAGATTGGCATGGTGGGCACCTTTATGCGGGGCATCAGACCCGACCCGGCCGCCAGCCTGCGCATGCTGGTCGATCGCAATCTGCGGGAACCGATGGTGGAGGTCAATCGAGCCAGTCCCGACCTGCAGCGGGCCAATGTCAGCGGCCAGGGCCACGACTACTGGGTAGACCAGCAGGCCGGGTATCAGCCCCAGGACCAGACCGATCTGGTTAACTTCCTGCTGTCCCTGGATGACGACCCGATCGCCCTGCCGCCGTCGGTGAGCCCAGAGCGGGCCGAGGCCAACCTGGCCCTGGGACCGGATAACAGCAAAGCCGACGCCCACAACCCCGCATCCTAA
- a CDS encoding MgtC/SapB family protein, translating into MDWLQFSFEQLLINGFKVILAFLLALPIALEREKSTRIMGLRTFPLVAVASCGYVLTAIGFIGPGGEDSKARILQGLMGGLGFIGGGAILKEGVNVRGTATAASVWSTGALGAAVAYAQYEVALLITAVNYLTLRFLTPIEEQMGKSDRPPSARSSQDEEP; encoded by the coding sequence ATGGACTGGTTGCAATTCAGTTTTGAACAACTTTTGATCAATGGGTTCAAGGTGATTTTGGCCTTCCTGCTGGCACTGCCCATTGCCCTGGAGCGGGAAAAATCTACCCGCATCATGGGCCTGCGCACGTTTCCCCTGGTGGCCGTGGCCAGCTGCGGCTATGTGCTAACAGCTATTGGTTTTATCGGCCCTGGGGGGGAAGATTCAAAAGCCCGAATACTGCAAGGTCTAATGGGCGGGCTCGGCTTTATTGGCGGTGGAGCCATTTTGAAGGAAGGGGTGAATGTGCGCGGGACCGCTACTGCGGCCAGCGTATGGTCCACTGGAGCACTGGGGGCTGCTGTGGCCTATGCCCAGTACGAAGTGGCTCTTCTAATTACCGCCGTCAACTATCTTACCCTGCGCTTTTTGACTCCGATCGAAGAACAGATGGGTAAGTCTGACCGTCCGCCCTCTGCTCGTTCATCCCAGGATGAGGAGCCGTAG
- a CDS encoding PhoX family protein: MSDKRNLRQKYSRLLQGAVNTDDLRPGDEPMCNHSNNPTFADVLHSRLQRRQMLKGSLALAVTSMFAGPALNGLRPQPAEANPGRTLLGFKPIPVSEADTIVVPEGYTARTILPWGEPITGSYPAYRLENTGAQQGMQVGMHHDGMHFFPIEGRDPYQGSSTDGLMVMNHEYVEPRFLHKAAIGMSLDSDAPPMQGERRAADEVLKEINAHGVSVVRIRQQANGSWAVQRDGRNRRITGMTPMELRGPVRGSDLVKTKYSPNGTRTRGTLNNCAHGVTPWNTYLTCEENWAGYFVNNDSTTNPQGERVANLPREHRRYGLATGRSRFGWERANPGLDQYARFDASTKAASPTQDYRNEPNTFGYVVEIDPFNPNSTPVKHTALGRFAHEGVVFQTPVEGQPIVCYSGDDARFEYVYKYVSAQPYRRATASGALLDEGTLYVAKFNADGAGEWVALVHGQNGLTAANGFKDQADVLVNTRAAADFVGATKMDRPEWGAVDPSTGDVYFTMTNNSRRTAEQVDAANPRPENRWGQIVRWSETGNNPAATTFQWDMFVLAGPETDSRKFSGQSLTAENIFACPDGLWFDADRRLWIQTDIGESEQNKGDFVPFGNNQMLAANPVTGEIRRFLTGPVGQEITGVITTPDQRTMFINVQHPGATTPEADFAAGKVNSRWPDGNPAIYPRSATVVITKNDGGIIGS, from the coding sequence ATGTCCGACAAGCGCAACCTACGCCAGAAGTACTCCCGTCTACTGCAAGGAGCGGTCAACACCGACGACCTGCGCCCCGGCGACGAGCCAATGTGCAATCATTCAAACAATCCCACCTTTGCCGATGTGCTCCACAGCCGCCTCCAGCGCCGCCAGATGCTGAAGGGCAGCCTGGCCCTGGCGGTGACCTCCATGTTTGCTGGCCCCGCCCTCAACGGGCTGCGCCCCCAGCCCGCCGAGGCCAACCCAGGCCGCACCCTGCTGGGGTTCAAGCCTATCCCGGTGAGCGAAGCCGACACCATTGTGGTGCCCGAGGGCTACACGGCCCGCACCATTCTGCCCTGGGGTGAGCCGATCACCGGCAGCTATCCCGCCTACCGGCTGGAGAACACCGGGGCCCAGCAGGGCATGCAGGTGGGTATGCACCACGACGGCATGCACTTCTTCCCGATCGAGGGCCGCGACCCCTACCAGGGCAGTTCCACCGATGGCCTGATGGTGATGAACCACGAGTACGTGGAGCCCCGCTTTTTGCACAAAGCCGCGATCGGCATGTCTCTCGACTCGGATGCACCGCCGATGCAGGGCGAGCGGCGAGCGGCCGACGAGGTGTTGAAGGAAATTAACGCCCATGGGGTGTCGGTGGTGCGTATTCGCCAGCAGGCCAACGGCAGCTGGGCCGTCCAGCGGGATGGCCGCAACCGCCGCATCACCGGCATGACGCCGATGGAACTGCGCGGCCCGGTGCGGGGCAGCGATCTGGTGAAGACTAAGTACAGCCCTAACGGCACCCGCACCCGGGGCACCCTGAACAACTGCGCCCACGGCGTTACCCCCTGGAACACCTACCTGACCTGTGAGGAGAACTGGGCGGGCTACTTCGTCAACAACGACTCCACCACCAACCCCCAGGGGGAGCGGGTGGCCAACCTGCCCCGGGAACACCGGCGCTACGGCCTGGCCACGGGCCGTTCCCGCTTTGGCTGGGAACGGGCCAATCCAGGTCTGGACCAGTATGCCCGCTTCGATGCCTCCACCAAAGCCGCCAGCCCCACCCAGGACTACCGCAATGAACCCAACACCTTTGGGTACGTGGTGGAGATCGACCCCTTCAACCCCAACAGCACGCCAGTGAAGCACACGGCCCTGGGCCGCTTTGCCCACGAGGGGGTCGTCTTCCAAACCCCGGTGGAGGGGCAACCCATCGTCTGTTATTCCGGCGATGATGCCCGCTTTGAGTACGTCTATAAGTATGTGTCGGCCCAGCCCTACCGCCGGGCCACCGCCAGCGGGGCACTGCTGGATGAGGGCACCCTGTACGTGGCCAAGTTTAACGCCGACGGCGCTGGCGAGTGGGTTGCCCTGGTGCACGGCCAGAACGGCCTCACCGCTGCCAATGGGTTCAAGGATCAGGCCGATGTGCTGGTGAACACCCGCGCCGCCGCCGACTTTGTTGGGGCCACCAAGATGGACCGGCCCGAGTGGGGGGCGGTGGACCCAAGCACTGGGGACGTCTACTTCACCATGACCAACAACTCACGGCGGACAGCGGAACAGGTCGACGCGGCCAACCCGCGCCCGGAAAACCGCTGGGGACAGATTGTCCGCTGGAGCGAAACGGGCAACAACCCCGCTGCCACCACCTTCCAGTGGGATATGTTTGTGCTGGCAGGCCCTGAAACGGATAGCAGGAAGTTCTCGGGGCAGTCGCTCACCGCTGAGAATATCTTTGCCTGCCCCGATGGGCTCTGGTTTGACGCCGATCGCCGCCTGTGGATTCAGACTGATATCGGTGAAAGCGAGCAAAACAAAGGTGACTTTGTGCCGTTTGGCAACAACCAGATGCTGGCGGCTAACCCCGTCACCGGCGAGATTCGCCGCTTTTTGACGGGGCCTGTGGGCCAGGAAATTACGGGCGTGATCACCACCCCCGACCAGCGCACGATGTTCATCAACGTGCAGCACCCGGGGGCCACCACCCCCGAGGCCGACTTTGCCGCCGGCAAGGTCAACTCCCGCTGGCCCGATGGCAACCCGGCGATCTACCCCCGTTCGGCCACGGTGGTAATCACCAAAAACGACGGTGGCATCATCGGCAGCTAG
- a CDS encoding alpha-amylase family protein: MLDLWYKNAVIYCLDIETYMDGNGDGIGDFVGLTQRLDYLTGLGITCVWLMPFYPSPNKDNGYDVMDYYSVDPRLGSLGDFVEFSRRAEERGIRIIVDLVVNHTSDQHPWFQEAVRDRESKYWDYYLWSEQKPEDIQEGGVMFPGLQDTTWTYYEKAGAYYAHRFYDHQADLNITNPEVRAEIQRIMGFWLALGVSGFRIDAAPHLIELRQADNLFERVEDPYIYIDEMRDFLSWRRGDAILLAEANETPDELSKYFDHGDRMQMLFNFWGNQYFFLALARQEAAPLVQAFQDLPPVPSIGQWANFVRNHDELTLDKLSDDEQDEIAAAFAPDRDTMWIFDRGIRRRFAPMVNGDLQLLKMTYSLLLSLPGTPVLNYGEELGIGDDLSLEERKPARTPMQWSPGKNGGFSTAAPEDLILPVVSEGQFNYKEVNVACLRREPGSLLTWMEQAIRLRKECPELGWGQWQILDTKHPSVFAHRCQWQGNVVIAIHNFSPDPCTATLTLKDDLDHCLVDLFKNQPEETVSAPTHEFQLEGYDYRWFRVTNSVI, translated from the coding sequence ATGCTTGACCTCTGGTACAAAAACGCCGTCATCTACTGCCTGGACATTGAAACCTACATGGACGGCAACGGCGACGGCATTGGTGACTTTGTCGGCCTGACCCAGCGCCTGGACTACCTGACCGGTCTGGGCATTACCTGCGTCTGGCTGATGCCCTTTTACCCCTCTCCCAACAAAGACAACGGCTACGACGTGATGGATTACTACAGCGTCGACCCAAGGCTGGGGTCTTTGGGGGACTTTGTGGAATTTAGTCGGCGGGCCGAGGAGCGGGGCATTCGCATTATTGTGGACCTGGTGGTGAACCACACCTCCGATCAGCACCCCTGGTTTCAGGAGGCGGTGCGGGACCGGGAGTCCAAGTACTGGGACTATTACCTGTGGTCTGAGCAAAAACCGGAGGATATCCAGGAAGGGGGCGTGATGTTTCCGGGGCTGCAGGACACCACCTGGACCTACTACGAAAAGGCTGGCGCCTACTACGCCCACCGCTTCTACGACCATCAGGCCGATCTCAACATCACCAATCCAGAGGTCAGGGCCGAAATTCAAAGGATTATGGGATTCTGGCTGGCCCTGGGAGTATCGGGCTTTCGCATCGACGCCGCGCCCCACCTGATCGAGTTGCGCCAGGCGGACAATCTCTTTGAGCGGGTTGAAGACCCCTACATCTATATCGACGAAATGCGCGATTTCCTCTCCTGGCGACGGGGAGATGCGATTTTGCTGGCGGAGGCCAACGAAACTCCCGACGAGCTGTCGAAGTACTTCGACCATGGCGATCGCATGCAGATGCTGTTCAACTTCTGGGGCAACCAGTATTTCTTCCTGGCCCTGGCCAGACAGGAGGCCGCTCCCCTGGTCCAGGCGTTTCAGGACCTGCCCCCCGTCCCGTCCATCGGGCAGTGGGCCAACTTCGTTCGCAACCACGACGAACTCACCCTCGACAAGCTCTCCGACGACGAGCAGGACGAAATTGCCGCCGCCTTTGCCCCCGATCGCGACACCATGTGGATTTTCGATCGCGGCATTCGCCGCCGGTTTGCCCCTATGGTGAATGGGGATCTACAACTGCTCAAAATGACCTACAGCCTGCTGCTGAGCCTGCCCGGTACCCCCGTGCTCAACTACGGCGAGGAGTTGGGCATCGGCGATGACCTCTCCCTGGAGGAACGCAAACCCGCTCGCACCCCCATGCAGTGGTCTCCCGGCAAAAACGGCGGGTTTTCCACCGCCGCCCCCGAGGATCTGATTTTGCCGGTGGTCTCAGAGGGGCAGTTCAACTACAAAGAGGTCAATGTCGCCTGCCTGCGCCGCGAACCGGGCTCCCTGCTGACCTGGATGGAGCAGGCGATTCGGCTGCGGAAGGAATGCCCAGAACTGGGCTGGGGCCAGTGGCAAATTTTGGACACCAAACACCCCAGTGTGTTTGCCCACCGCTGCCAGTGGCAGGGCAATGTCGTCATCGCGATCCACAACTTCAGCCCCGACCCCTGTACCGCCACCCTCACCCTGAAGGACGACCTGGACCACTGCCTGGTGGATCTGTTCAAAAACCAGCCCGAGGAAACGGTTTCCGCCCCCACCCACGAGTTTCAGCTCGAGGGATACGACTACCGCTGGTTTAGGGTGACCAATTCGGTGATCTAG
- a CDS encoding Nramp family divalent metal transporter produces MTQTQARPDVRSGTPKPPSGWTQLKWYGPGLMWMISSVGSGSVLFTPRVGSRYGYEYLWALLIVILFMWVMIREVGRYTVVTGKTILDGYRDLPGPKNWAIWLIFLPQVVAAVVTIAGIAALVGSALMLALPGNQAVYAVAIILLSSVLVVSGRYSKVEKATSVMAGVLILAVGAAAIQVFPGVGEIAGGLVPGIGDDFDIEFLLPWLGFILAGAAGIMWFSYWVAAREYGGPVEDSAGADQPPDNLGDYDNDEDFQQRRRDRLQRWMRVMSTTAIVGVVGGGLVIVAFMVLGAELLQPEGIVPEGIAVAEDLTRLLSEVWGEFGYWLLLVSIVIALGGTIVANQDGWPRTFADATLILAGDRLNPEPSPEGHRDERLQWRRWLGDRDNMKNFYVIVTVTVLPLVVFFVVRDPVDILEVGGIVAAIHTPVIVGLTLYLNKTKLPEDLQPGWLATPIMVLSGLFFTAVAVLYFMIERFGMDL; encoded by the coding sequence ATGACACAGACTCAAGCCCGCCCGGACGTTCGCTCTGGCACGCCCAAACCGCCCTCCGGTTGGACACAGCTGAAGTGGTATGGCCCTGGACTGATGTGGATGATTTCATCCGTCGGGTCGGGTTCGGTGCTGTTTACCCCCCGCGTCGGCTCCCGCTACGGCTACGAGTACCTGTGGGCGTTGCTGATCGTGATTCTATTTATGTGGGTGATGATCCGCGAAGTGGGGCGCTACACCGTGGTCACGGGCAAGACCATCCTCGATGGCTACCGGGACCTCCCCGGCCCCAAAAACTGGGCTATCTGGCTCATCTTTCTACCCCAGGTGGTGGCGGCGGTGGTCACTATTGCGGGCATTGCCGCCCTGGTGGGCAGTGCTCTGATGCTGGCCCTGCCAGGAAACCAGGCCGTTTACGCGGTGGCGATTATTCTTTTGTCGTCTGTTCTGGTGGTATCGGGGCGCTACAGCAAGGTGGAAAAGGCCACCTCGGTAATGGCGGGGGTGTTGATTCTGGCGGTGGGGGCGGCGGCCATCCAGGTCTTCCCCGGCGTGGGGGAGATCGCTGGCGGACTGGTGCCCGGTATTGGCGACGACTTTGACATTGAATTTTTGCTGCCCTGGCTGGGCTTCATTCTGGCGGGGGCGGCGGGGATCATGTGGTTTTCCTACTGGGTGGCGGCCAGGGAGTACGGTGGGCCGGTGGAAGATAGCGCGGGGGCCGATCAGCCCCCGGACAATCTGGGTGACTACGACAACGACGAGGACTTTCAGCAGCGGCGGCGCGATCGCCTGCAGCGGTGGATGCGGGTGATGAGCACCACCGCCATTGTGGGAGTGGTCGGGGGCGGCCTGGTGATTGTCGCCTTTATGGTTTTGGGGGCTGAACTGCTGCAGCCGGAGGGCATTGTCCCCGAGGGCATTGCCGTGGCGGAAGACCTGACCCGGCTGCTGTCGGAGGTGTGGGGCGAGTTTGGCTACTGGCTGCTGCTGGTCAGCATTGTGATTGCCCTGGGGGGCACCATCGTCGCCAACCAGGACGGTTGGCCCCGCACCTTTGCCGATGCGACGCTGATTCTGGCGGGCGATCGCCTCAACCCCGAGCCATCCCCAGAGGGTCACAGGGATGAACGGCTCCAATGGCGGCGCTGGTTGGGCGATCGCGACAATATGAAAAACTTCTACGTCATCGTCACCGTGACGGTGCTGCCCCTGGTTGTCTTTTTTGTGGTGCGCGACCCCGTGGACATTCTGGAGGTGGGCGGCATCGTGGCGGCGATACACACCCCGGTGATCGTGGGACTGACGCTGTATTTGAACAAAACTAAACTGCCCGAAGACCTGCAACCCGGCTGGCTGGCCACTCCGATCATGGTGCTGTCGGGGCTGTTCTTCACGGCGGTGGCGGTGCTCTATTTCATGATCGAGCGGTTTGGCATGGATCTCTAA
- a CDS encoding YihY/virulence factor BrkB family protein — MAIVRKARRLLKGTAVEWQTQEISLLSSALAYSTVFSLAPLMILVILVMGSIFGEATAREQIVSQLAELMGEEGAELMATAITNLRQQTGEGPWQLVLNLGFFVFGVSNVFARIQNSLDRIWEVKPNPRRQMLHFVRKRLLSVAMILAIIFLLLVSSVLSTLLAAMVVNLNDWVPGLGHLWQGLSGLISFGVISAVFAAMYTILPDADIHWQDTLMGAMITALLFLLGQELFGLFLNWVDIGSAYGVAGSFLVVITWVFYAAQILFSGAAFTKVYARRHGEPITPSDFAVSTADQESKTSQARNRARNQTRDRTGD, encoded by the coding sequence ATGGCCATTGTCAGAAAAGCCCGTCGCCTCCTCAAAGGCACCGCCGTCGAGTGGCAAACCCAGGAAATTTCGCTGCTGTCCTCAGCCCTGGCCTACTCCACCGTGTTTTCCCTGGCCCCCCTGATGATTCTGGTGATTCTGGTGATGGGGTCGATCTTTGGGGAGGCCACCGCCAGGGAGCAAATTGTGTCCCAGCTGGCGGAGCTGATGGGGGAAGAGGGGGCAGAACTGATGGCCACCGCCATTACCAACCTGCGGCAGCAGACCGGGGAAGGCCCCTGGCAGCTGGTGCTCAACCTGGGCTTCTTTGTGTTTGGGGTCTCCAACGTGTTTGCCCGCATTCAAAATTCCCTGGACCGGATCTGGGAAGTCAAGCCCAACCCAAGGCGACAGATGCTCCACTTTGTCCGCAAGCGGCTGCTGTCCGTTGCGATGATTCTGGCAATTATTTTTTTACTACTGGTGTCCTCGGTGCTCAGCACCCTGCTGGCGGCGATGGTGGTCAATCTCAACGATTGGGTGCCCGGCCTGGGGCATCTCTGGCAGGGGTTGAGCGGGCTGATTTCCTTTGGGGTGATTAGCGCCGTGTTTGCCGCCATGTACACCATCCTGCCGGATGCCGATATTCACTGGCAGGACACCCTGATGGGCGCCATGATCACGGCGCTGCTGTTTCTGCTGGGACAGGAACTGTTTGGTCTGTTTCTAAACTGGGTCGACATCGGTTCCGCCTACGGGGTGGCCGGGTCGTTTCTGGTGGTGATCACCTGGGTGTTCTATGCGGCTCAAATTTTGTTTTCAGGGGCGGCCTTCACCAAGGTCTACGCCCGTCGCCACGGGGAACCGATCACCCCCTCCGATTTTGCCGTCTCCACCGCTGATCAGGAATCGAAAACCAGCCAGGCCAGAAACCGAGCCAGAAATCAAACCAGAGACCGGACGGGAGACTGA